The Salvia splendens isolate huo1 chromosome 21, SspV2, whole genome shotgun sequence genome includes a window with the following:
- the LOC121783450 gene encoding CCR4-NOT transcription complex subunit 9-like isoform X2 produces the protein MATVPNLKAAPFDKDRRIEQLVLDLCTPDLREHALLQLSKRENFQDLAPLLWNSFGTIAALLQEIVSIYPVLSPPTLNPAQSNTVCNALALLQEHILWTTCSSLLLQCVASHPETRMLFLNAHIPLYLYPFLNTTSKSKPVEYLRLTSLGVIGALVKVDDTKVISFLLSTEIIPLCLRTMEMGSELSKTVATFIVLKILLDDVGLEYICTTAERFFAVGRVLGNMVAAQVEQPSPRLLKHIIKCYRRLSDNLRACDALRSCLPDMLRDATFSNYLEDPSTLNWLQQLLHNVQGPRVAAMQAGGFDHMLVK, from the exons ATGGCAACCGTTCCGAACTTGAAAGCCGCCCCCTTTGACAAAGACCGCCGGATTGAGCAGTTGGTTCTCGATCTCTGCACTCCGGATCTTAGAGAACATGCGCTTCTCCAACTTTCCAAG AGAGAAAATTTTCAAGATTTGGCTCCATTGCTGTGGAATTCCTTCGGCACCATTGCTGCTCTTTTGCAG GAAATAGTTTCCATTTACCCAGTTTTATCACCTCCAACTCTGAATCCTGCACAGTCGAATACAGTTTGCAATGCACTTGCTTTACTTCAG GAGCATATCTTATGGACTACATGCTCTTCACTTTTGTTGCAGTGTGTAGCCTCTCATCCAGAAACAAGAATGCTATTTCTCAATG CGCACATTCCTCTCTACTTGTATCCTTTCCTTAATACAACCAGCAAGTCAAAGCCCGTTGAATATCTGAGGCTTACAAGTTTAGGCGTGATAGGTGCTTTGGTCAAG GTCGATGATACCAAAGTTATCAGTTTCCTTCTGTCTACGGAGATCATTCCCTTGTGCTTGCGCACCATGGAGATGGGAAGTGAATTGTCAAAAACC GTGGCAACTTTCATCGTGCTAAAGATTTTGCTCGATGATGTGGGCTTAGAGTATATATGCACCACCGCGGAACGTTTTTTTGCAGTAGGTAGAGTTCTGGGTAACATGGTTGCTGCACAGGTCGAACAGCCTTCCCCACGGTTGTTGAAACACATAATCAAATGCTATCGTCGATTGTCTGATAATCTAAG AGCTTGCGATGCCCTGAGGAGCTGTCTGCCCGACATGCTTAGAGATGCGACCTTCAGTAACTACCTT GAGGATCCGTCTACGCTAAATTGGCTGCAGCAGTTGCTTCACAACGTGCAAGGGCCTCGTGTTGCTGCGATGCAAGCCGGTGGTTTCGATCATATGTTGGTTAAATAA
- the LOC121783450 gene encoding CCR4-NOT transcription complex subunit 9-like isoform X3: protein MATVPNLKAAPFDKDRRIEQLVLDLCTPDLREHALLQLSKKRENFQDLAPLLWNSFGTIAALLQEIVSIYPVLSPPTLNPAQSNTVCNALALLQCVASHPETRMLFLNAHIPLYLYPFLNTTSKSKPVEYLRLTSLGVIGALVKVDDTKVISFLLSTEIIPLCLRTMEMGSELSKTVATFIVLKILLDDVGLEYICTTAERFFAVGRVLGNMVAAQVEQPSPRLLKHIIKCYRRLSDNLRACDALRSCLPDMLRDATFSNYLEDPSTLNWLQQLLHNVQGPRVAAMQAGGFDHMLVK, encoded by the exons ATGGCAACCGTTCCGAACTTGAAAGCCGCCCCCTTTGACAAAGACCGCCGGATTGAGCAGTTGGTTCTCGATCTCTGCACTCCGGATCTTAGAGAACATGCGCTTCTCCAACTTTCCAAG AAGAGAGAAAATTTTCAAGATTTGGCTCCATTGCTGTGGAATTCCTTCGGCACCATTGCTGCTCTTTTGCAG GAAATAGTTTCCATTTACCCAGTTTTATCACCTCCAACTCTGAATCCTGCACAGTCGAATACAGTTTGCAATGCACTTGCTTTACTTCAG TGTGTAGCCTCTCATCCAGAAACAAGAATGCTATTTCTCAATG CGCACATTCCTCTCTACTTGTATCCTTTCCTTAATACAACCAGCAAGTCAAAGCCCGTTGAATATCTGAGGCTTACAAGTTTAGGCGTGATAGGTGCTTTGGTCAAG GTCGATGATACCAAAGTTATCAGTTTCCTTCTGTCTACGGAGATCATTCCCTTGTGCTTGCGCACCATGGAGATGGGAAGTGAATTGTCAAAAACC GTGGCAACTTTCATCGTGCTAAAGATTTTGCTCGATGATGTGGGCTTAGAGTATATATGCACCACCGCGGAACGTTTTTTTGCAGTAGGTAGAGTTCTGGGTAACATGGTTGCTGCACAGGTCGAACAGCCTTCCCCACGGTTGTTGAAACACATAATCAAATGCTATCGTCGATTGTCTGATAATCTAAG AGCTTGCGATGCCCTGAGGAGCTGTCTGCCCGACATGCTTAGAGATGCGACCTTCAGTAACTACCTT GAGGATCCGTCTACGCTAAATTGGCTGCAGCAGTTGCTTCACAACGTGCAAGGGCCTCGTGTTGCTGCGATGCAAGCCGGTGGTTTCGATCATATGTTGGTTAAATAA
- the LOC121783450 gene encoding CCR4-NOT transcription complex subunit 9-like isoform X1: MATVPNLKAAPFDKDRRIEQLVLDLCTPDLREHALLQLSKKRENFQDLAPLLWNSFGTIAALLQEIVSIYPVLSPPTLNPAQSNTVCNALALLQEHILWTTCSSLLLQCVASHPETRMLFLNAHIPLYLYPFLNTTSKSKPVEYLRLTSLGVIGALVKVDDTKVISFLLSTEIIPLCLRTMEMGSELSKTVATFIVLKILLDDVGLEYICTTAERFFAVGRVLGNMVAAQVEQPSPRLLKHIIKCYRRLSDNLRACDALRSCLPDMLRDATFSNYLEDPSTLNWLQQLLHNVQGPRVAAMQAGGFDHMLVK; the protein is encoded by the exons ATGGCAACCGTTCCGAACTTGAAAGCCGCCCCCTTTGACAAAGACCGCCGGATTGAGCAGTTGGTTCTCGATCTCTGCACTCCGGATCTTAGAGAACATGCGCTTCTCCAACTTTCCAAG AAGAGAGAAAATTTTCAAGATTTGGCTCCATTGCTGTGGAATTCCTTCGGCACCATTGCTGCTCTTTTGCAG GAAATAGTTTCCATTTACCCAGTTTTATCACCTCCAACTCTGAATCCTGCACAGTCGAATACAGTTTGCAATGCACTTGCTTTACTTCAG GAGCATATCTTATGGACTACATGCTCTTCACTTTTGTTGCAGTGTGTAGCCTCTCATCCAGAAACAAGAATGCTATTTCTCAATG CGCACATTCCTCTCTACTTGTATCCTTTCCTTAATACAACCAGCAAGTCAAAGCCCGTTGAATATCTGAGGCTTACAAGTTTAGGCGTGATAGGTGCTTTGGTCAAG GTCGATGATACCAAAGTTATCAGTTTCCTTCTGTCTACGGAGATCATTCCCTTGTGCTTGCGCACCATGGAGATGGGAAGTGAATTGTCAAAAACC GTGGCAACTTTCATCGTGCTAAAGATTTTGCTCGATGATGTGGGCTTAGAGTATATATGCACCACCGCGGAACGTTTTTTTGCAGTAGGTAGAGTTCTGGGTAACATGGTTGCTGCACAGGTCGAACAGCCTTCCCCACGGTTGTTGAAACACATAATCAAATGCTATCGTCGATTGTCTGATAATCTAAG AGCTTGCGATGCCCTGAGGAGCTGTCTGCCCGACATGCTTAGAGATGCGACCTTCAGTAACTACCTT GAGGATCCGTCTACGCTAAATTGGCTGCAGCAGTTGCTTCACAACGTGCAAGGGCCTCGTGTTGCTGCGATGCAAGCCGGTGGTTTCGATCATATGTTGGTTAAATAA